The DNA segment TCTCTTTTTATCAAAAAATAAAAGTGATTTAGATCATTATTGGTTTCACTAACTTTCTAGCTTAGTTATTACAATTTAAGGCAAATTCTTAATATTGATTCCGAAAATAATCATCAGCGATTAAACTATATATAAACTAAATCGAGTAGAAGACACAATTAAAGTGTCCTGAAAAATTAATTAATCAATCAGCATAGTTCAATTGAAATAGACGGTTTCATGGAGGAAATACCTGGATCGGCAGTCAAGCCAGGTGAGACTTCCTCAGACTTTGGGAAGCTCTTTTTGACGACATTAGGAGTGTCAATCATTATCTTGATGGGCTGACTAAAAAAACAACAATCGAAACGCTTTTGAGTTACTGAAAATGAAGATATTTCACCTTTAATCCTCCTCCAACTGACGTGTTCGGGGAGAAAGGAGATAATTAGCAAATCCCATCTCCCTACTAATTTAACTATTCTCATCGGTTAAACAGTCAATCCTCCTTATTGAAAAAATCATTAAAGATAGGTCAAGCCAATGACAATAGAACTCAAGTCCGTCAAGATGGAAATTCCAGAAGGAGCAAATATTATTATTGGTCAAGCTCACTTTATTAAAACTGTCGAGGATTTATACGAAATTATGGTAGGGGGTTCCTCGCAAGTGAAGTTTGGTTTAGCCTTTTGTGAGGCTTCAGGAGACCGCTTACTGCGTTTAGCCGGAAATGATGAGACCCTGAGCGCGATCGCGGCGAAAAATGGTGAGGCAATTTCAGCAGGACACAGCTTCGTCATTGTCCTTCAAGAGGCATATCCCCTCAACTTTTTAAATGCGCTTAAGCAATGTCCAGAAGTTTGTCATATTTACTGTGCCACGGCTAATCCTGTGGAAGTACTGATTGCTGAAACAGAACAAGGACGAGGCATTGTTGGAGTGGTCGATGGCTTTTCCCTCAAAGGTAGAGAAACCCCTGAGGATGTCAAAGCGCGCCAGAGTCTGTTACGCCACATTGGCTACAAGCTTTAGTAAAGTAAAAGTTTTTTCGTTATTCTATGGAGTTTCTAACAAATTAAGAAGGAGACAAGCCCATGAATTGGAAGCCAATTAAATTAATGATCCTCGCCTTGCTTTCCACCCTTTTGATTCTCGGTTTCGGAGTAGCTACTGCTAATAATAATGAAACGAAAGATGTCGTGAGAATTGGGACGGATGTTGCAGTTGCTGAAAATCAAGTGTTTACAGATGCGGTCGCCATTGGCGGTTCCGTGACCATTTTAGAAGGGGGACGAGTCACCAGAGATGCAGTCGCCATCGGGGGAGATATTATTCTCAAATCTAATGCTCAAGTTGACGGGAATGCTGTCGCGATCGCGGGAGAAATTGTAAAATCTGAAGGAGCAACCATCAGTGGCGATGAAGTTGAAATTGCCAGTGCAGCAAGTGGACTAGTCAACCGATTGGGACTCTTTGGTACGGTTTATCTCAGTAGCGTCATCTTCAATGTCATCTCTATTCTTGTCATTGTTGCTTTTGGTATTTTCTTACTGCTGTTACTCCCCGGACATCTGCGCACGATTTCCGCAACGATGAGCCAACATCCGTTTAAGAGTGCCATGTGGGGATTGGGCGCGATCATTGCTGTTACTCTCTTAACAGGGCTCATTGCAGGGAGTGTCTTGGGCTTTTTACTCATTCCCATCATTAATTTAGCCATTGCTGTAACAGGGTTACTCGGTTGTGTCACCACCGGTTTATGGGTGGGACAACAAACTCCCCTTGGTCGCCAAGACGCGAAATTTAAACCCTTCCTCCTCGGTATGCTCATTTTAGGGATCATTAGCTTCATTCCCATTGCCGGCGGATTAATTGTCTTAATGGTTACCCTCTTTGGCTTTGGTGCAGTTATTTTGTCGCGAGTCGGAACTGTATTCCCAGAATCCATTGGTAAACGGTTTGATCAGTTAGAAGGAACAGCTTCTTCCTCAGAAATTTAGAGACTTGACCTGATTGATTCGTTTTGATCCCTACTCGTTAAAAAGGGAAAGAGAGTTTCATTACTCTTGATCCCTTAACCTTGCACGATTGGGATCGCTACAACTTGTATCAAGCTGGTAATCAATTGTCTTCAGCTCTACTCAGCAGTATCTTCATCAACATTCTTTCGTGAAATTTTAAAATAGAAATAGAACAATTAATAACAATAATTTTTTAGCAAAGTCAAAAGATTATTTCCAAGACATGATTAGAGGTGAGCAGTTATGACAAAAAAGTTGGCCAGTTGTGGCTTGCTCGTTTCATCCCCTCATTAGTGGGAATCATTATGGGCATTACTGTCATGGCAATGATGATGCCGACAGCAGTGCTGGCAGAAACATCGACTCGGCTTGCCCAAAAACTCGAAAGTCTCAAAAAATCGGAACAACGTTGGCTGGAAATCGATCTCTCTGAACAACAGTTAACAGCTTGGCAGGGAGCAACAAGTCACTACCAAACCATTGTTTCTACTGGGAAAACAGCCACTCCTACTCACAGTGGAATCTTTAGTATCCAACGCAAACTGCGTCAAGACAGAATGCGGGGCGCTGATTACGATGTTCCCAATGTTCCTCATGTGATGTACTATCATCGAGGATATGCAATTCATGGCGCATATTGGCATAATCAATTTGGAACTCGGGTGAGTCACGGTTGTATTAATCTTCCCCTTGAGGCTGCAGAAGAGATTTATGAATGGACTCCGATGGGAATTCCTGTCGTTATTCATCAATAAGGTCAAAGCAGTAGAGAGTGCGATGAAGCCTCCCTACACAAATCAATATAGACCCTTGTTGCTTAGTCTGATGCTCTTGTGTATTGGTGAAGCGCTACCAGATACGATGCAAGTCCAAAGTAAAATTGGGAAGGATATCCTCACCAGATAATTGATCGGGTTGCTCCAAAACTTCAACCTCTCTGCCACTCCGGTAAATTTCCACTCGCTGATTTTGAGGATCGATGAGCCAGCCGAGTCGTGCGCCATTGGCTAGATATTCGCGCATCTTTTCCTGTAACGTCGCGAGACGATCGCGCTTCGAGCGCAATTCAATCACGAAATCGGGACACAGGGGGGCAAATCCTTCCTTCTCTTCTTGCGAAAGAGCCTCCCAGCGATCGCGCCTTACCCAAGACGCATCAGGTGCACGAATTGCCCCATTGGGTAACTCAAAGCCTGCGGAAGAATCAAAGGCAACTCCCAATATTTCGTTGGCTTCCGCCCAAATCCAGAGTTGGGCACCGATACTAAGATTACGTTTGCCAGATTCACTTCCAGTGAGAGGATTCACAATTAAAGTTCCGTCTGCTGTTCGTTCCAGTTGGAGGTCGCGGTTAACGGCTGCGATTGCCGCAAAATCAGCACGAGAAACGTGGAGGGTAGTGTTTTGAGGAAGCGCAAAGGTTAGGGTTTCCATAACGGCAGTTCTCCTCAGAGCGCGATCTTTATTGTAACTGAGCTTTTGTAGCGCGATGGGAACATGGCGCGAAAACTGACTTCAAGGATTACCCGCATTAAAGAATAGCCTATTTTGCAATCAGGTTTTGAAACAAGGAGAGATGAGAAGCGAGATCACTGGGTCAGCGAGTCATGACGAGATGAGTTATCCTAATACTCATTGCCTAACCCAGCAACGCTTATGTCTGATTCTTCTTCTCGTATTCGCATTCGTGGCGCAAGACAACACAATCTGAACAATATCGACTTAGAATTACCGCGCGATCGCCTCATTGTGTTTACAGGAGTTTCGGGTTCGGGTAAGTCGTCTCTTGCCTTCGATACCATTTTTGCAGAAGGACAACGACGCTATGTCGAGTCATTAAGTGCTTATGCCCGACAATTTCTCGGACAAGTGGATAAGCCGGATGTAGATGCTATTGAAGGCTTAAGTCCTGCCATTTCCATTGACCAAAAATCCACGTCTCACAACCCTCGTTCCACAGTAGGAACGGTTACCGAAATCTATGACTATCTGCGGTTGCTGTTTGGGCGCGCTGGCGAACCCCATTGTCCTCGCTGCGATCGCGCGATTTCTCCCCAAACCATTGACCAAATGTGCGATCAAATTATGGAATTGCCCGATCGCACTCGCTTCCAGATTTTAGCGCCCGTGGTGCGCGGGCAAAAGGGAACGCACCAACAACTCCTATCAAGTCTCGTTAGTGAAGGGTTTGTCCGAGTTCGCATTGATGGCACCATTCAAGAGTTATCAGATCCAATCAAACTCAGTAAAAATAAACACCACACCATCGAAGTAGTTGTGGATCGCCTGATTAAAAAAGAGGGAATTGAAGAACGGTTAGCCGACTCCCTCGCCACCTGTTTACACCGTTCTAGTGGCATTGCCCTGATTGATATCTTAAAGCAAGAGGACTCAGCCGAAAAAGAAGATCATCTACCCAAAGAAATTGTCTTTTCGGAAAACTTTGCTTGTCCCGAACACGGCGCGGTGATTGAAGAACTCTCTCCCCGTTTGTTTTCTTTCAATTCCCCTTATGGGGCGTGTTCCCACTGTCATGGTATTGGACGACTGCGGATGTTTTCGCACGAATTAGTGGTTCCTGACCCCAAACAGCCCGTTTACAGCGCGATCGCGCCGTGGTCAGATAAAGACAACAGTTATTATCTCTCCCTCCTCTACAGCCTCGGCGAAGCCTATGGTTTTGAACTGCAAACCCCTTGGGAAAAACTGACTCCCGAACAGCAGGAGATTATTTTATATGGCACAGGCGAACCCATCTTTATCTATGAAGACGCGCGAGGCGATCAGCCCAGAGGATATCATAAACCCTATTATGGAGTTATTTCTGGTTTAGAACGGGCTCTAGAAACCGCTTCTGAGACGTATAAGCAAAAACTGGAACAGTATCGAGTCGATCAAACCTGTGAAGTTTGTGGAGGAAAACGACTCAAACCCGCTTCTCTCTCCGTCCGGTTAGGGCAATACAATATTATTCAACTGACTAGCGTTGCCATCACCGAATGTTTAAGCCGTATCCAGCAACTGCAACTCTCGTCAAAACAAGCCAAAATTGGTGAACTCGCCCTGAAAGAAATTCAAGCGAGACTGCAATTTCTGCTTGATGTGGGTTTAGATTATCTCACGCTTGATCGTCCTGCCATGACCTTATCGGGAGGAGAAGCCCAACGCATTCGTCTCGCGACGCAAATTGGATCAGGGCTAACCGGAGTCCTATATGTTTTAGATGAACCGAGTATTGGGTTGCATCAACGAGACAACGGACGCCTGCTAGAAACCCTGAAAAAACTCCGCGATTTAGGGAACACCCTCATTGTTGTCGAACATGACGAAGAAACGATTCGTAGTGCGGATCAACTCGTCGATATTGGACCAGGCGCAGGTATTCATGGCGGGAATATTGTTGCCCAGGGTAACTTAAAAGCAATTACGGATTCTAAAGACTCGATTACCGGTGATTACTTAGCCCAAAGACGGATTATCCCCACTCCAGAAAAAAGGCGCAAAGGCAATGGCAAATCCTTATCGTTAATTGATGCCCACGCGAATAACCTACAACACATTGACGTGGATATTCCCCTAGGAAAACTGGTTTGCGTCACCGGGGTTTCGGGTTCGGGTAAATCGACGCTGATCAATGAACTCCTCTATCCGGCTTTAAAGCATCGCCTCGGTTATAAAATCCCGTTTCCGAAAGGGTTGGGAAAACTGAAAGGACTGGATGCAGTGGATAAAGTGATCGTGATTGATCAATCTCCCATTGGTCGCACCCCACGGTCTAACCCTGCCACTTATACAGGGGCTTTTGATCCCATTCGTTCTGTCTTTACCGAAACCGTTGAAGCAAAAGCCAGAGGTTATAAAGCGGGACGATTTTCTTTTAATGTCAAAGGCGGACGCTGCGAAGCCTGTAATGGACAGGGGGTGAATGTCATCGAAATGAACTTTCTGCCCAATGTTTATGTAGAATGCGAAGTGTGCAAAGGGGCACGCTATAACCGCGAAACCTTACAAGTGAAATATAAAGGGTATTCCATTGCCGATGTTCTTAACATGACGGTAGAAGAATCCCTAGCCGTTTTTGAAAATATTCCCCGTGCCGCCACTCGGTTACAAACCCTGGTTGATGTCGGTTTAGGCTATATTCCCCTAGGACAACCTGCCCCTACTTTATCCGGTGGAGAAGCACAACGGATCAAACTCGCCACCGAATTATCCCGACGCGCCACGGGCAAAACCCTCTATTTAATCGATGAACCCACCACCGGTTTATCCTTTTATGATGTTCACCAACTCTTAAACGTTTTACAACGCTTGGTGGATAAGGGAAATTCAATCTTGGTGATTGAACATAACTTAGATATTATTCGTTGTGCGGACTGGTTAATTGATTTAGGTCCTGAAGGCGGAGATAAAGGAGGAGAAGTAATTGCAACCGGAACCCCAGAAACAGTAGCGAGTGCAAATCACTCTTACACGGGACAATATTTAAAGACAATCTTGGATTCGTAAGCCATATCTAAGATAATTAATAATTAACAATGAACAATTAATAACGACTAATGACTAATGACTAACGACCAATGACGCTTAGCAAAAAAACGATTTTAGTGACGCGGGCGGCTAACCAAGCCCAAGCCTTTCGCACGCTGCTGGAAAAACAGGGGGCAACTGTCATAGAAATGGCGGCGTTAGAAATTCGTCCCCCCTCAAGTTGGGAACCCCTTGATCAGGCAATTGAGGCGCTATCCACTTTTGACTGGCTGATTTTAACCTCAGCCAATGGGGTCAAGTTTTTCTGGGAACGTCTAGAAAACTTACAGGTTGATCCGACCCTTCTCCATTCTCTCAAAATTGCAGTTGTCGGTAAAAAAACGGCAAGTGTCCTTGAACAATATGGGATTCGACCCACTTTTATTCCTCCCAACTTTGTTGCCGATTCCTTAGTAGAATCCTTTCCTGACCTTTTAGCCCAACAAAAAATCCTCTTCCCACGCGTGGAAACTGGAGGGAGGGAAGTTTTGATTGAAGAATTTCAAACACAACAAGCAGAAGTGATTGCTGTACCGGCTTATCAATCCAGTTGTCCCGCCAGTGCTGATCCGGTTGCGGTGAAAGCCCTAAAAGAACGAGAAGTTGATGTGATCACATTTGCCAGTTCTAAAACGGTTCGACACTTTTACGATCTCTTAATTCCTCCATTTGGCTCTGAAATAAACTTAAAATCAGTATTGGCAACCGTTACTATTGCTTCTATCGGTCCACAAACTTCACAAGCGTGCAGAAAATTTTTGGGAAGATGTGATGTCGAAGCAAAACACTATACCCTGGAAGGGTTAACCGAAGCAATTGTGGCGGTCAATGCTGAAGCTGGATCGGCTAAAAATTAGTGACCCCTAGTCTTGACATTTTTAGGAGGAGAAAGTTGCTGTTTTTAACTACCCTGAAACCGTTTTCCATTGAGTATCACTTAGGTCATCAGCATGAGACAGCGCCGCATTATTGGTTTAACCGGTGGGATTGCGACCGGAAAAAGTACGGTTTCGGATTATGTGCATCAGGCTTATCAAGTTCCTGTTTTAGATGCCGATCAGTATGCACGAGATGCAGTGAGTCAAGATTCACCCATCCTAACACTCATTCAAAAACGGTATGGGGATAAGATTTTGCAAGCAGATGGCAGTTTGGATCGATCGCGCCTCGGTCAAATCATCTTTGATCAGCCCTCAGAAAAACAGTGGTTAGAACAACAAATTCATCCTTATGTGCGCCAACGGATCGAAACTGAGTTATCTCAACTGAGTGCCAAGCTAGTATTGGTGGTCGTTCCCCTCCTGTTTGAAGCCAAAATGACCGATTTAGTGACAGAAATTTGGGTGGTAACGTGTTCCCCAGAACAACAACTGGCGCGAGTGATACAGCGGGATGGGTTGTCAGAAACAGAGGCGCGATCGCGCATTGCCTCCCAAATGCCTCTCTTCCAAAAAGTTGCCCAAGCGGATGTGGTGATTGATAATCAAACTAATATTGATGAGTTACAACAACAGGTCGATCAACAGTTTTGACATCCTCATTATTTTAAGTCTTCGAGAACAGTCACCTGATACTGTTTAACCATTGCCTGATGAGGAGGCGATCCTGATTCACCAGCGGTGGTTAGTTCGCCAGTGCTTTCGACTGTTGCTTCGCAAATGCCTTTGTCTGTTTCATCAGGAGAGGAATAATGAATGCGAACTTTTGCCCATTCTTTATTGGTTTCATCCGCTTCTAGCACTTCTCCTGTTTTCAAATAATGAAACCAGTCCCAACCGTGATTTAGCCAAATTTCTTGTTCGGCAATCTGTGTCCATTGGTCTAATCCGGTCCAACCGCGATAATACAATCTCAGGTCACTGAGATTTCCTTCTTGTTTCGTAATTAGGGCTTACTGAAAAAGTGCGCGATCGAGGCTAACCATCAGTAAGTAAACCATCGATCAATACACAGTCAAATCTGACTCCGTAAAAAATCCCCTTGTTAAATTGATTAAAGTCTATGAT comes from the Cyanobacteria bacterium GSL.Bin1 genome and includes:
- a CDS encoding L,D-transpeptidase family protein: MMPTAVLAETSTRLAQKLESLKKSEQRWLEIDLSEQQLTAWQGATSHYQTIVSTGKTATPTHSGIFSIQRKLRQDRMRGADYDVPNVPHVMYYHRGYAIHGAYWHNQFGTRVSHGCINLPLEAAEEIYEWTPMGIPVVIHQ
- a CDS encoding Uma2 family endonuclease — encoded protein: METLTFALPQNTTLHVSRADFAAIAAVNRDLQLERTADGTLIVNPLTGSESGKRNLSIGAQLWIWAEANEILGVAFDSSAGFELPNGAIRAPDASWVRRDRWEALSQEEKEGFAPLCPDFVIELRSKRDRLATLQEKMREYLANGARLGWLIDPQNQRVEIYRSGREVEVLEQPDQLSGEDILPNFTLDLHRIW
- the uvrA gene encoding excinuclease ABC subunit UvrA; protein product: MSDSSSRIRIRGARQHNLNNIDLELPRDRLIVFTGVSGSGKSSLAFDTIFAEGQRRYVESLSAYARQFLGQVDKPDVDAIEGLSPAISIDQKSTSHNPRSTVGTVTEIYDYLRLLFGRAGEPHCPRCDRAISPQTIDQMCDQIMELPDRTRFQILAPVVRGQKGTHQQLLSSLVSEGFVRVRIDGTIQELSDPIKLSKNKHHTIEVVVDRLIKKEGIEERLADSLATCLHRSSGIALIDILKQEDSAEKEDHLPKEIVFSENFACPEHGAVIEELSPRLFSFNSPYGACSHCHGIGRLRMFSHELVVPDPKQPVYSAIAPWSDKDNSYYLSLLYSLGEAYGFELQTPWEKLTPEQQEIILYGTGEPIFIYEDARGDQPRGYHKPYYGVISGLERALETASETYKQKLEQYRVDQTCEVCGGKRLKPASLSVRLGQYNIIQLTSVAITECLSRIQQLQLSSKQAKIGELALKEIQARLQFLLDVGLDYLTLDRPAMTLSGGEAQRIRLATQIGSGLTGVLYVLDEPSIGLHQRDNGRLLETLKKLRDLGNTLIVVEHDEETIRSADQLVDIGPGAGIHGGNIVAQGNLKAITDSKDSITGDYLAQRRIIPTPEKRRKGNGKSLSLIDAHANNLQHIDVDIPLGKLVCVTGVSGSGKSTLINELLYPALKHRLGYKIPFPKGLGKLKGLDAVDKVIVIDQSPIGRTPRSNPATYTGAFDPIRSVFTETVEAKARGYKAGRFSFNVKGGRCEACNGQGVNVIEMNFLPNVYVECEVCKGARYNRETLQVKYKGYSIADVLNMTVEESLAVFENIPRAATRLQTLVDVGLGYIPLGQPAPTLSGGEAQRIKLATELSRRATGKTLYLIDEPTTGLSFYDVHQLLNVLQRLVDKGNSILVIEHNLDIIRCADWLIDLGPEGGDKGGEVIATGTPETVASANHSYTGQYLKTILDS
- a CDS encoding uroporphyrinogen-III synthase, which gives rise to MTLSKKTILVTRAANQAQAFRTLLEKQGATVIEMAALEIRPPSSWEPLDQAIEALSTFDWLILTSANGVKFFWERLENLQVDPTLLHSLKIAVVGKKTASVLEQYGIRPTFIPPNFVADSLVESFPDLLAQQKILFPRVETGGREVLIEEFQTQQAEVIAVPAYQSSCPASADPVAVKALKEREVDVITFASSKTVRHFYDLLIPPFGSEINLKSVLATVTIASIGPQTSQACRKFLGRCDVEAKHYTLEGLTEAIVAVNAEAGSAKN
- a CDS encoding dephospho-CoA kinase; this translates as MSMRQRRIIGLTGGIATGKSTVSDYVHQAYQVPVLDADQYARDAVSQDSPILTLIQKRYGDKILQADGSLDRSRLGQIIFDQPSEKQWLEQQIHPYVRQRIETELSQLSAKLVLVVVPLLFEAKMTDLVTEIWVVTCSPEQQLARVIQRDGLSETEARSRIASQMPLFQKVAQADVVIDNQTNIDELQQQVDQQF